Below is a genomic region from Leptospira venezuelensis.
TTACTTTTAAAAGGACCTGTTTCCATATTATTCACTCCCGAAGGAAATTCATATTATTGGGAATTCCAGGAACCTAAATTGGCCGTCATGGGAACTGGTGATTTACTTGCAGGAATTCTAACATTCTTCTTATCCAGAGGAGAAGATATGATAGAATCAGTCAGACTTTCTCAAAGTGTACTTCTTTATTGCGCGGAACTCTGCAAAGGATATCCTACAGCAGGCAGGATCCGCAAGAAGATCCGCACTCTGATTGATTTCTAAATTATCTAGAGAAAGTCACTCAGACTTAAATTTGATCTTACGATGAGTTCCATCGCAATAAGGTTTATTAGAAGAACCACCACAACGACAAAGGTAAGTTTCGGTAGTTTTATTTGTTACCTTTCCAGTCCCAGAACAAATTTCTAAGTTTCCGTTTACCTTTAATGGGCCGTTTTTAGTGGGATCAATATTTAGAATTCCATTCCGAACAGGTAAGGCTTGAAATTCTTGTACCTGTGGTTCTCCAGTTGCAACAAATCCGATACTTACATGAGTAGCATCACAAAAAGGTTTATGAACAGAAGCTCCACATCTGCAAAGTGTAAGCCTATATTGTTTTTCTACACCTTCTAACTCTATATCGGCGTGTATTGCAAGAGGCCCATTTTCTCTCACTCTTAAAACATTTACAGGAGGAGCAGCTTCTTTGAAAGAAGGATCATTCGATTCAAAACGGATCGCGCCGGAAGGACAATTCAAAGCTAAAGATTTAATCTCTTCTACACTTGCTTTGTCGGGGTAGATCCATTCTCCTTCCACATTCGGGACAAACACGTCAGGCCGACTCAGCACACAATTTCTGGAATGAATGCACTTCTTGCCATCGAAAAGAATTGTGGCGTCTTTTCCTTTTACAATTTCCATGATTAGGCTCCCAACCTTAATTATGCACAATCTTTAATAACATGCAAACGAATCATTTAGGAACATATTTAGATAAAAAGGAAGAATTTGCCTTATTCCATTGTGCAATCAATGCTGTTCTCTGCTTATTCAATGCCTGATTGGTTTTATTATATTTATCCGCCAACTGATTGGTTTCAGTTACATATTTATTGTACTGATCCACATCTTCTTGGGTTCTATCCTTTGCACTTTTTAGATCGAACGCTTTTTTGTATTTTTCAAATTGTTCTTTTTTAAGTAGAAACTCTGTTAGGACAGGGAATTGTTCAGATGCTTCCATTTTATAGAAATTTAAAGTATTTTTACAGGCAACTAAAAGGCTGGAGTCTCCCTCGTAAGTAGGAATTTTTTCTAATTCAGAAAGACCTTCTTCCGAATATTTTTGAAGAGTAGAACGATTTTGCTCAATCCCATTTATATCATTTTTATTTAGAGCATCCAGAAGATACATTTCTTGTTTGTAACTTTTGAAATCAACCAAGTAGACAATCCCCTGGTAGTTCAAAACTTCAGAGGCTTTTTTAAGTTTGATACTTGTAGGATCTTGTTGCTCTATCAGATTAATATTATTATTAGAGGCAAATTCTTTCTCTTTTTCTTTCAGTTCATCTCCAATCTCTTTTAATTTTTCGTTGGCCTTCTTCTTGGCAAGCATATAGGCTTCCATCGCATCGTAGGATTCTTCTGAAACTTCCTGCATATTGACTAACTTTCCATAATCTTCCTTTAGGATAGTATACATAGTATTCAGATATTTTATTACTGAATTTTTATAATCCGAATTTCCATCATAAGGAACAGCTTGGTTTGCATTTAAGATTGCCTTTTCGACAGAAACAATGATCGCTCTTCTTTTATTTTCTACCAGAGAAGGATTCTTGCTATGTGCAATTGCCTGCACATAGGCCAAAGTTTCCTTTCCGATCTGCTCACTCGGACCGGTGAGCTCATTCATATGTTTTAAAGCAGAAGCAGAATCTTTTGCGAAAATTTTTCCGGTAAGAATAAAACCCAAAAGTATGAATAGAATGAATGTTTTATTAAGTAATTGTTTCATTTTTTAATTTTCCTTCCGTAGATTTGCATATATTCCTGCATAATTTGATATGCCTCATCAATATACAGGTCCTCCTCCAATCTTGTTTTTCTTTCTAAATTGATCTCTTTTGTATAAGAATCCATCTTTTCCAGACCTTGATCGAAGGAATGAGTATCTACGCTAAATTTATTCGATTTCCGAGTAGTTGCAGCCTGGTAGTCCTCATAAAATTTTGCTAATTCGGAAAATTCTTCATAAAAATCATCAGCGTCCAAGGAAATCTTGTCCATAGACTTTATCTTCTTACGAAGTTTAGAAGAAAGAGAGCCTAACCTGGAAAAATTGGGATCATCATCGACCCGGTCCTCACTTCCATCCTTGATTTCGGAAAGTTCCAGTTCAGGTAATCTTTTATATGTTATCTCCTTATAGATCTGTTCAGTTCGGATCGCCTCTGGTACATCCTTTTCCCTTCCATATAGATCAGAAAGATCAGGCAATGGAATATCAGGAATCACTCCTTTCTGTTGGTGACTCATCCCTTGGACGCCAAAATAAAAATTTGTAGTCAATTTTAGAAAATCGGAATTTCCTTTTTTATTTTCATCTAAGGGAAGAAGGATTTGAGAAGTTGCCTTTCCATAACTGGGACTGCCAATCACCAAAGCCCGATTATAATTTTGCAAAGCGGAAGCTAAAAATTCAGAAGCAGAAGCGCTTTGCCCATTTAATAAAATGATCAGAGGTCCATCATAAATAGTACCTCGATTTGTATCCTTGATAATGACTAATTCCGAACTAGAAAATTTTTGCACAAACAATGGCCCTTGGTCGATAAAGATCCCTGCAAGATCTATAGCTTCTTCCAAAGAACCTCCTCCATTATTTCTGAGATCCAGGATCAACCCTTGAATATTATCTCTTTTTAATTTAAGGATTTCTCTTGCAATGTCTTGGGCGCAACCTCCTCCTTCTGTTTCCCATTCAGTATAAAAAGCCGGTAAATACAAATAGCCGATCTTATTTTTACCGTTCAAAAGATAACTAGAAATTGTATTTTCTTCCAGACCTATCTTTTCTTGGACCAAGAATACGTTCAAGATACGGCCGTCGTTCTTTCTTACTTTAAACACTGCTTTTTTGGTTTTCGTTCCAGAAAGAATGGATTCCATCTCTCCTGGAGAATAATCCGAAGTGGAGACTACTCGATTTTTATCATCCGGGAATCGAACTTCTAAAATTCTATCCCCTCGATTCAATTTTTCGGATCTCCAAGCAGAGCTACCCGGAATCAGTCTTTCTATCTTTGTGTCCCCGAAAAAGCCACGATCAAAAACAATCCCGAATGAATACCCCTTTGAAGAGAGAGACGTTTCAAAACGTTGTTTTTCTGATGCGGAGAAAAAGGAACTATGTGGATCGAATTTTCCTAATATAACATTCAAGAATAAGGATTCCAAATAAGAATCAAAACCGTCAGGATGTTCGAGTATATTTTTAATCCTTTCTTTTTCTCTTTGTATAGCTTCTTTTCTAAGTTCTTTTTCAGAGGACAAAAAATTATTTCGGAAATCCTCTTTTTTAGAGAATTGTTCAGAATAAAATTTAGATGTTAATATTTTATATCTTAGATAGCGAGCCCATCTATCCTTCCAATCTGTTTTATCTTTTGGATATTCGGTCTTTCTTTCCGGATAAAATTCAAACTCCCCTTTAGTTACCAAGGGAGTATTTGATTTTTCTAATTCGTTTAGATAATCTAAAGTGGTCTTCAGGCGTTCTTTGTACAAACTTAATGTATTTGAAAAAAAGGAAGAAATTTGACCTACTTCTTCCGAATCCAGTCGAAAGGACTTTCTTCCTAATAAATCCAAATCTTCTTTAAGAAAATAAAATCCCTGAGAATCTAAGCTCATCCAAAAGGAAAGTTTTACCTCTTCTGATAAACTGGGTTGTATTCTGGATTTTCCTAAATAGTGACGTTCTGCCACGATAGAGAGGATTTTTTTGGCCTTCTTCTCCGTACCAAAACCTGGAGAGGTTTGTGCCGAAACTGGGAAGGATAAAAGTAGAAGTATAAATGCAACTTCTGTCCATTTTAAAGATGAGAATTTGAAAAAGTACACTGAAATATGTATCTGTATCGAATTAAAAAATTCGATCAACCCATTTACGGTGGAATGCTTGCAATCTTTTCTAGGAGAAAGTAATCTATGGAAAAAGGACCTAGGAATATCTAAAATGAGTAAAGGTTATCATTCCCGCTCTCCGGAAGAATTCCAGGATTTCTTGCGTAAGAGTAAAGATGCAGGCAAATCAAATAATCGTTCCAAGTTGATCCTGTTTTTTGACGTTATACTATTACTCTTTATTTTTTCTGTAGTGGCCAAACTTTTGAATCCTTTAGCTTTTTCTGGCCAAACGGAATCCAAGGAAATTTCCTCCGGATTTGTAAGCTATCGCCTTTCTTCTAGCAAAGAAAATTCTAAGGAGTTCCCTATCTTCTTTCTTTTTCTGAAAAACAAGGGACCTGAAAGTTTATCTTTTCCGAATACGGAAGATAAGATCCGAGTTTTTATAAAAAGTGGGGATCTGAATTGTTTGGAAGATTCTTGGTCTATTGCTTCTAAAAACGTAACGCCGGGAAGTACGAATTTTTTTAGATACGAAATTTCTTCTGAACTTCTCTCGAATCTTCCTCCTGAATGTAAAACTCAGGAAAAATCAATTTTAAATAATATTACCAATGTTTTCCAAGGTGGGAAAAAAAGATCCTTTCATGCTGAAATCTTACGAAAAGACGAAAACATTTCTTTAGAAATTCCTAATTTTTGAGATATTATGAACGAAGAGATCCAAGCATTAAACAAGATAGTCGCGATTGTAGACGAAAAAGCTTCCTTATTTAAAAAAGATTGGAGCCATATGCCTAAGATCAGGGCCGTAACTGAGAAAAAACTGATCTTAGATCTGATAGAGAACGCTTTACAATTGGCGAAAAATATTCGGCCTGCGCCAAACGATCTTCTGGGAGATTTGCAAAAATTGAAAGCAGAGTTTTCTAGGTTACCGTTGTAACAGTTCAGCGATGTTGGAATTCCAACAAATGTGCAACGTAGAATGTAGTTGTAGAGATTTGAATTTTATGATATAGGGACGGGGTTCTCCCACGGGCCACTCCCCCCTCCCGAACCTGGGCGGGGGCGATCTCAATACCCATGTTGGAACTCCTACAGAGATTGATCTAAATTTCTTCTTTAATCGTAATTTTTTATCAACTTCTTCCATTTCCTTTCTGTATCTTCCAGATAATCATGGATCTCAGAGTAAGATCTTCTTCCTTCTAAATAGTCCAAAAGAAACTGGTCTCCCACCAAAAGTTGGATCGCAGGCAGATCGGATCTGAATTCGTAAGGTCCTTGTAGGAATTCAAACTTTTCCGGATAAAATTCTCTTAATGTTCGTATAAGTAATAAACCGAATAGTAAGCTATGAAATTTTTTAGGTTTATCTAATAGGATTTGGTAACCTCCACATACTTGTCCCGCATGTTTATGGAAGGTAGGAATAAACTTTAATGGCCTAAGTCTAAAAATCCCTTTTTGTTTTTCTTGGAGCTTTTCCAGAAGTGATCTATCCAGATCATCGATATAAGGTGCACCAAAAGTTTCAAATGGACGAGTAGTACCTCTTCCTTCCGAAAGATTTGTTCCTTCCAAAAGACAAAGCCCAGTATATACATAACATGTTGTTTGAGCTGGAATATTTGGAGAAGGCGGAACCCATAAAAACTCGGAACTCTTTTGGGGATACAGATCCAATCGATAGAGTTCTAAATCCAAATCAAATGTATCTTTATAATATTCGAGAAGGCCGGCTGCAGAGAGACCATGCCGGTGCAGTGTTCCCTCTACCCCGACGAAAGATGCAAATTTTTTTTCTAAGGGAGAACCCTCTATCTTAGAACCGGCAGGATTTTTTGCATTCGATACTAAGATGCGAGGCCTTACTTTTCCCTTTTTGGCAAGTCGATCAGCTGCTTGCATCGCATACAATGCGGTAGTTAAAAATGTATAATAACGGGCGCCTACGTCTCTGATATCTATAATCAGAGTATCCAAGTCGGATAAAATTTCTTCTGCAGGAGTAAGACTTTCCTCATTATCTCCATATAAATTTAGGACTTGAGTGTCACCCAAATCATAGATTAATCCACTTCCTGAAACCTGGTCTTGCAGCTCTGCAAAAAGACCATGCTCAGGTAAAAATAGTTTTTTGAGCCCATATTCTTTTTGGATGGTCCGGAAATGATAGTCACCTTTCCAACCGTACGCGCTTTGGTTGGTAAGCATTCCAATGGATTTTGCATCCGAGAGAATTTTACTTTTTTTCATTTTCTAAAGAGGTTATTTTCCGGAAAGTTCAGGAGTCAAGCAGGACTATTAGCGCCTTACTCTTGGAAATCTTTTGCCTTATCGACAAGGTCCTTTTTAGAGAATCCTTTAAAAAAGAGTTTCCATTCTTAGCGAAGGATAGTTTTCTTCTTAATTTGCCCCAACAGCGATCGTATGGCATTAGATACAAGCGTACCAAATCAAAAAGTAACAATAAAAGCCGGGACGGTTTTATTTCCGGAAGGAAGTGCCGCGAATTCTCTCAACGTATTGCATAGCGGAGCCTTGCGCTATTTAGTAGAAGCTCCCGGTGGCAGAAAACTGGAATTATTCAAAATTTCAGGAGCCAATTTAACTCCTGGTGCCTCGGCACTTTTCGGCAGCGGACGTTATCCTTTTACGATCGTTGCAGAACAAGATTGCGTGCTTTCAACATATGTTATGTCCCCGTCTACTGTGGGTCGTTCTCTCGCAGCCAGAAGTTCTTTGGGGATTATGGTAGGTCGTTCTCTTTTGAGAGAGATCACTGAGTCTTTCAAAAGAGTGAACCAACTCAGAAAGATCGCTTCTGATATGGGAAAGACGAACGATAATCTTTCTCTTTTATATTACCAATTCAATCCAAGCGTTTTTCCGGATATCAAGCCTGGGCAACCAATTGCAGATCCAAGTTCGGAAATTGTAGACCCGGTCTTAAGACTTGCTCGTGAGAATTTAAAACATTATTTTGATAACGGTGGAATTCTTCCCGAAAGACCTACTGCAAATTATGTGGAAGAAGATCATTCACAGCTTCTGGTAAAATATTATCCGGAAGAAATTGAATTCCAAGATGGAGAATTCAATTTTGTTCGTAAGGTAATCTTAGCCGACCCAAATTTACTCGCTCAATTATTCGCTCCTGATCCAAGTATGGTTTCCTATATCTGCGATAAACTCGGAAGAGTACAGAATAATATTACAGAAAACGCAAAAGGTATATTAGAAGAATTAGATGAAAACTTCTCTCTACTTTTAGGCGGAGTCGAAAGTCTTACTGAAAAATATTTCCTAATCCTAGACATGGCAGCGAATGGTTATGCAACCGCTCCTCCAGAGTTTGTTGTCCCTATTTTACAAGTTGTCTCTCAAAAGATAGAAAGAGCGCTTGCAGGTCATCAGGCAATTTTTGGTTCTGCGATCCCAGGACCTTCTCCAAATATTAAACCGTTTATCGAAAAGACCGCAGGTCTTGCTAAAAAATTCGAGGCTTCTAATCCGACTGCAAAGGCAGCATCGAATGGAAGCGGAATTTCTGTGGATGGCTCCGCGGATGCGACTGCAATTCGAAAAGAATTGGCGAATTCTGCCTCCTCTATCATTCAATTTTCCGGCATGGGTGGAGACGCAATTAAAGAGTTTTCCGCGATGATGGTGAAACTCAAGTCTTTGAAAAAC
It encodes:
- a CDS encoding CDGSH iron-sulfur domain-containing protein, with the protein product MEIVKGKDATILFDGKKCIHSRNCVLSRPDVFVPNVEGEWIYPDKASVEEIKSLALNCPSGAIRFESNDPSFKEAAPPVNVLRVRENGPLAIHADIELEGVEKQYRLTLCRCGASVHKPFCDATHVSIGFVATGEPQVQEFQALPVRNGILNIDPTKNGPLKVNGNLEICSGTGKVTNKTTETYLCRCGGSSNKPYCDGTHRKIKFKSE
- a CDS encoding LIC11966 family surface protein; amino-acid sequence: MKQLLNKTFILFILLGFILTGKIFAKDSASALKHMNELTGPSEQIGKETLAYVQAIAHSKNPSLVENKRRAIIVSVEKAILNANQAVPYDGNSDYKNSVIKYLNTMYTILKEDYGKLVNMQEVSEESYDAMEAYMLAKKKANEKLKEIGDELKEKEKEFASNNNINLIEQQDPTSIKLKKASEVLNYQGIVYLVDFKSYKQEMYLLDALNKNDINGIEQNRSTLQKYSEEGLSELEKIPTYEGDSSLLVACKNTLNFYKMEASEQFPVLTEFLLKKEQFEKYKKAFDLKSAKDRTQEDVDQYNKYVTETNQLADKYNKTNQALNKQRTALIAQWNKANSSFLSKYVPK
- a CDS encoding carboxy terminal-processing peptidase; translation: MYFFKFSSLKWTEVAFILLLLSFPVSAQTSPGFGTEKKAKKILSIVAERHYLGKSRIQPSLSEEVKLSFWMSLDSQGFYFLKEDLDLLGRKSFRLDSEEVGQISSFFSNTLSLYKERLKTTLDYLNELEKSNTPLVTKGEFEFYPERKTEYPKDKTDWKDRWARYLRYKILTSKFYSEQFSKKEDFRNNFLSSEKELRKEAIQREKERIKNILEHPDGFDSYLESLFLNVILGKFDPHSSFFSASEKQRFETSLSSKGYSFGIVFDRGFFGDTKIERLIPGSSAWRSEKLNRGDRILEVRFPDDKNRVVSTSDYSPGEMESILSGTKTKKAVFKVRKNDGRILNVFLVQEKIGLEENTISSYLLNGKNKIGYLYLPAFYTEWETEGGGCAQDIAREILKLKRDNIQGLILDLRNNGGGSLEEAIDLAGIFIDQGPLFVQKFSSSELVIIKDTNRGTIYDGPLIILLNGQSASASEFLASALQNYNRALVIGSPSYGKATSQILLPLDENKKGNSDFLKLTTNFYFGVQGMSHQQKGVIPDIPLPDLSDLYGREKDVPEAIRTEQIYKEITYKRLPELELSEIKDGSEDRVDDDPNFSRLGSLSSKLRKKIKSMDKISLDADDFYEEFSELAKFYEDYQAATTRKSNKFSVDTHSFDQGLEKMDSYTKEINLERKTRLEEDLYIDEAYQIMQEYMQIYGRKIKK
- a CDS encoding DUF1343 domain-containing protein, with amino-acid sequence MKKSKILSDAKSIGMLTNQSAYGWKGDYHFRTIQKEYGLKKLFLPEHGLFAELQDQVSGSGLIYDLGDTQVLNLYGDNEESLTPAEEILSDLDTLIIDIRDVGARYYTFLTTALYAMQAADRLAKKGKVRPRILVSNAKNPAGSKIEGSPLEKKFASFVGVEGTLHRHGLSAAGLLEYYKDTFDLDLELYRLDLYPQKSSEFLWVPPSPNIPAQTTCYVYTGLCLLEGTNLSEGRGTTRPFETFGAPYIDDLDRSLLEKLQEKQKGIFRLRPLKFIPTFHKHAGQVCGGYQILLDKPKKFHSLLFGLLLIRTLREFYPEKFEFLQGPYEFRSDLPAIQLLVGDQFLLDYLEGRRSYSEIHDYLEDTERKWKKLIKNYD